GAAGGCCACGCGGCCGCGGGAGTTGCTGCAGGGCGCGCCGTGGGCGGCCAGCGCCTGTGCATCGCTATCGGCCACGGGCTCGACTACATCGGGGTCGATCCTTTCGGACCCGGGCGGGAGGATACTCTCCTGGCGACCATCGTGTACGAGCCCCTCTTGCTCGAAACGGCGGACGGGAAGCTGGAGCCCGGCCTGGCTGAGCGGTGGGAGTCGGACCCCAGCGGCACGCGCTGGACGTTCTACCTGCGTCGGGGGGTCACCTTCCACGACGGCACCCCGTTCGACGCACGGGCCGTGGCCTGGGCCTACGAGCGCTACCTGAAGGACCCGGACAAGGCGCGCAGGCTCGGCGAGCCCCAGATCCAGGTCGTGGACGACTACACCGTCACCTTCCGCCTCAAGCGGCCCCACGCTCCCTTCCTCAGCGTGGTCGGTAACTTCTCCACGGTGATCCCGAGCCCGAAGTCCTACGACGGCCAGGGCAAGCTCCTCCGGCCCATCGGCACCGGCCCCTTCCAGGTGCGCCGCTTCACGCGCGAGCACGTGGTACTGACCCGTTACGAGAACCACTGGCGCCAGGCGCCACCCCTCAAAGAGGTGGAGGTCAAGTATATCCCCGACCCCATCACCATGATCCTGGCGTTGGAGGCCGGGGAGGTCGACGTGATCGGGGCCGACGGGTACGGCATTCCCCACAACGAGATCCGTCGCCTGGAGCAGGACGCACGGTTCCGCGTGCTGGTGAACACGGAGGGTAGCGCCCTGGAGTGGATCGGGTTCAACCTGCACCGCCCGCCCTTCGACGACCTGCGGGTCCGCCAGGCGTTCAATTACGCCATCGACCGGGAGGCCATCACCCGTCGGGTGCTGGAGGGTTACGCCGTGCCGGCCCGGGGGCCGATCGGCTATGACGCCAGCATCCCCTGGACGAACACGGCCATCGAGGGCTACCGCCACGACCCCGACCGGGCCCGGGCCCTGCTGGAGGATGCCGGCTGGATAGACGCGGATCGCGATGGCATCCGGGAACGGGACGGTCAGCCTCTCCGGGTCACCCTCCTCTTCGAACCCACCCGGGACTGGAAGCTCGTGGCCGAAGCGCTGCGCACCCAGCTCCGGCAGGTGGGGATGGACATCCGCCTGGAGATGCGCGACGGGGCCATCATCCGGGATATGCAAAAGCGCGGGGAGTTCCAGGCAGCGGCCCAGGGAAGCATCGGCAAGAACCTGGTCGACCCGTACTACTACCTGATCTGGTACTACAGTTCCTGGGGCCGCGGCACGCTGCTGCGGGACCCCGAGCTGGATCGGCTCATCGCCCGGTCCATGGCGACCCTGGACCGCAGCGAGCGCCAGCAACTGTACGACCGGATCCAGATCCGCATCATGGATACCCTCCCCGGGGCCTACCTGCAC
This region of Bacillota bacterium genomic DNA includes:
- a CDS encoding ABC transporter substrate-binding protein, with translation MKGHRKPLTFVLLVLGLVAAAACGRAVGAGSRTGVSGAGSREGHAAAGVAAGRAVGGQRLCIAIGHGLDYIGVDPFGPGREDTLLATIVYEPLLLETADGKLEPGLAERWESDPSGTRWTFYLRRGVTFHDGTPFDARAVAWAYERYLKDPDKARRLGEPQIQVVDDYTVTFRLKRPHAPFLSVVGNFSTVIPSPKSYDGQGKLLRPIGTGPFQVRRFTREHVVLTRYENHWRQAPPLKEVEVKYIPDPITMILALEAGEVDVIGADGYGIPHNEIRRLEQDARFRVLVNTEGSALEWIGFNLHRPPFDDLRVRQAFNYAIDREAITRRVLEGYAVPARGPIGYDASIPWTNTAIEGYRHDPDRARALLEDAGWIDADRDGIRERDGQPLRVTLLFEPTRDWKLVAEALRTQLRQVGMDIRLEMRDGAIIRDMQKRGEFQAAAQGSIGKNLVDPYYYLIWYYSSWGRGTLLRDPELDRLIARSMATLDRSERQQLYDRIQIRIMDTLPGAYLHHPARVTVIRADVEGWEFAGTMDPLRLLWKVSRRAAGG